The genomic region TGCTGGGCGGATCCTGCGGAAGATAGCGCAGCACGAATCCCGCGAAGAGCCCCGAGACGAGCAGAAACGCCGCCACCGACCCGCCGATCCGCACCCAGATCCAACGGTGCCCGAGGCACCAGGGCACCACCACCCAGACGAGCGCCGTCGCCCCCGGCACGCTCAGCATCTGCGCGGCGGGACCGGCGCGCACCTGCCAGAGCAGCATCGCCGCCGCGAACGCAGTGAACAGCGCGATCGCCGCCCAGCCGACCACCCGCTCGCTCCGCCGCCACCGCCAGGTAGCGAACAAGGCGCCCAGGATGCCGATTACCGGCAGCACCGCGACCGGAAAGGCAGTGCGCAGCGGATGCCGATAGATCGGCCGCGCCTCGCGGACATTGTTGAGCCAGGTGTCGGCGAGCGCCTGGCTGACGCCCTCGGGCCGCCCGAGACACTGCGGGTAGAGGCCCGCGAAGCCCCCCAGAATGGCGGCGCCCGCGACTGCCGCGAGGCCCAGCCGGGCCCAGCGCGCGCTCGGATTGGCGAGCGCGAGCAGAAACAGGAGCAGCCCCGCCGCTACCATCACCGAAAGCCACACCGGAGTCAGCGCGTCGCACCGCATCGCCTGATTGGCGTGCGAGGCGAACAGCGCGAAGCCGAGCGCGCTGCCGCCGCCCAGAGTGAGACCATAGACGAGCATGCGGCGCGCCTCGGCCGCGTCCCAGATCCAGCGTAGCGCGACGATCGCTCCGGCCATCGCGCAATAGGGCAGCATCTCGAGCCCGATCGTCAGCGACACCGCGCTCGAAAGGCCGACGGTGGCGCCGCCGCGTGCGCGCCGCGGATCGGCGAGCCCGGCGACCGTGACGGCAAGACAGGCGAGCTGCCAGCCATGATGATCGATCCGCAACGGCGCGAACATCAACATGGTCGAGGTACAGCCCATCAGCACGATCAGCGCGACCGGCCACGCCGCGGGCGCGATCAGCCGCCGCGCCGTCACGGAAAGCGCCGTCATCACCACCGCCAACGGCAGCAGCGGCGCGATGCCGGAGGCGAGCCGCTCGGCCCAGGCGGTCCCCACGAACGGCTTGAACAGTCGGATCAGGCCGGCGAGCGGCAAATCGACCAGCCGCGACCAGTGAATGTCGAACCCGCCGAACGCCGGATCGAGCCGATATTGGCGCAGATCGTACCACCCCTGCCCGGCCAGCCAGGCGCGGACCTGCATCAGCCGCATATTATCGTCGGTATCGCCCAGCGCGAGCCACTGGACCTGCGGCCAGCGCTGCCACAGATACCAGACGGCCACCGCCGCCCAGGCAAGCAGCGCCCAGCGCAGCCAGTGGCGATCCAATTCCCGATCGAGGCGGAACCCGCCCCATCCCAAGCGCTTCAAAAGGCTTCCCCTATGCTCTCCGGCGCCTTAGTGCGCTCGACGCCCGACGGAAACTCCTTCCGTTCGTGCGGCGGGCGAAAGAGCAGGACAGACGTGACGGCGATCGTTCGACGGGTGCAGGCGATGCGGGACAGCGGCCTTCTCGGCCAGCTGATCCGCTATGGCATCACCGGCGGCGGCGTAACCCTGCTGGGCGGCGCACTCTACACGGGACTCGTGCTCTCGACGGCGATTCACCCGCAGGCGGCGATGTTCGGCGCTTATCTGGTCTGCGTCGCGGTCGGCTATGTCCTCCACAGCCGCTGGAGCTTCAAGGGCCACGGCCGGCGCGACGATGTGCGGCGAACCACGACTCGCTTCTTCGTCGTCAGCCTGATCAGCTATGGCCTCAACGCCTTCTGGACGTGGTTCTGCGTCGCGCTGCTCGGGCTTCCGGAATGGACACCGGTGGTGCCGCTGCTGTTCGTGACGCCGCTCGCCACTTTCGCGCTCAACCGGCAATGGGTGTTCGGCTGATATGGAACGGATCGTCTACGAGCGGATGGCGCAGCACGACACCAGCCACTGGTGGTATCGCGCGCGCCGCGAGGTGCTGGCGGACTATCTGAAGCGCTGGGGCGGTCTGCCGCGGGACGCGCGCATTCTGGAGATCGGCTGCGGCACCGGCCACAACCTGCCGATGCTCGCGCGATTCGGCGAAGTCGACGCGATCGAGATCGACGAAACGGCGGGCGCGATGGCCGCCGAGCGGCTGGGAAAACCGGTCGGCACCGCGCCGCTGCCCGAGTTGGGAGACGTGCCGCGCGGCGCCTATGATCTGATCGCCGTGCTCGACGTGGTCGAGCATGTGGCGGACGACGTCGCGGCGCTGCGGGCGATGGCGCAATGCCTGAAGCCGGGCGGGAAGATCCTGATCACCGTCCCTGCCCATCAATGGATGTGGAGCGCGCACGACACGGTGAACCATCACCAGCGGCGCTATTCGAAGAAGACGCTGAAGGCGGCGCTGCGCGCGGCCGGTCTGCGCTGGCGCAAGCTCGGCTATTTCAACTCGCTGCTGTTTCCCGCTGCGGTCGCGGCACGCCTGGCGGGCAAGCTGACCGGCAAGGACGATAGCGACGATTCGCCGCCGCCTGCCCCGCTCAACGCGGCGTTCGAACGGATCTTCCGCCTCGAGCGTCACGCGCTCGGGCGTATCCCGTTCTCGCCCGGACTGTCGCTGATCGTGCTCGCCTCGCCCTCGGGCTGATCCCAGACCTGCGGCGAGACGCTGACCGCGCCCGAATCCTGATAGCGATAGCCCAGCCGGGCATGGCCCTGCACCGGCCCGGCCACGTCCGCGACCAGATAGAGCGGGCGTCGCTTCGATTCGACGTAGAGCCGGCCGAGATATTCGCCGATCATG from Sphingosinithalassobacter sp. CS137 harbors:
- a CDS encoding class I SAM-dependent methyltransferase, whose protein sequence is MERIVYERMAQHDTSHWWYRARREVLADYLKRWGGLPRDARILEIGCGTGHNLPMLARFGEVDAIEIDETAGAMAAERLGKPVGTAPLPELGDVPRGAYDLIAVLDVVEHVADDVAALRAMAQCLKPGGKILITVPAHQWMWSAHDTVNHHQRRYSKKTLKAALRAAGLRWRKLGYFNSLLFPAAVAARLAGKLTGKDDSDDSPPPAPLNAAFERIFRLERHALGRIPFSPGLSLIVLASPSG
- a CDS encoding GtrA family protein — translated: MTAIVRRVQAMRDSGLLGQLIRYGITGGGVTLLGGALYTGLVLSTAIHPQAAMFGAYLVCVAVGYVLHSRWSFKGHGRRDDVRRTTTRFFVVSLISYGLNAFWTWFCVALLGLPEWTPVVPLLFVTPLATFALNRQWVFG
- a CDS encoding AcrB/AcrD/AcrF family protein yields the protein MKRLGWGGFRLDRELDRHWLRWALLAWAAVAVWYLWQRWPQVQWLALGDTDDNMRLMQVRAWLAGQGWYDLRQYRLDPAFGGFDIHWSRLVDLPLAGLIRLFKPFVGTAWAERLASGIAPLLPLAVVMTALSVTARRLIAPAAWPVALIVLMGCTSTMLMFAPLRIDHHGWQLACLAVTVAGLADPRRARGGATVGLSSAVSLTIGLEMLPYCAMAGAIVALRWIWDAAEARRMLVYGLTLGGGSALGFALFASHANQAMRCDALTPVWLSVMVAAGLLLFLLALANPSARWARLGLAAVAGAAILGGFAGLYPQCLGRPEGVSQALADTWLNNVREARPIYRHPLRTAFPVAVLPVIGILGALFATWRWRRSERVVGWAAIALFTAFAAAMLLWQVRAGPAAQMLSVPGATALVWVVVPWCLGHRWIWVRIGGSVAAFLLVSGLFAGFVLRYLPQDPPSNRSVAIRNANASCARFWAMQPLDRLPRGTIFTQVDLGPRLIALTRHNAVAGPYHRNERAILDVHRAFTGSAERARGLIARHQADYLLICRDMSETTVYRARNPNGFYAQIVGGRVPEWIEPISLPENSPFLLFRVERERRAGA